Proteins co-encoded in one Anguilla anguilla isolate fAngAng1 chromosome 16, fAngAng1.pri, whole genome shotgun sequence genomic window:
- the ctsh gene encoding pro-cathepsin H gives MSSMAMKSSATIVILLAAVRISHLSPTPVYSAEEEFEFKLWMSQHNRVYGLEEYYHRLQTFTENKKRIDHHNAGNHKFTMGLNQFSDMTFAEFRKSFLLTEPQNCSATKGGHVSSNGPFPDSVDWREKGNYVTPVKYQGACGSCWSFSTTGCLESATAIASGKLLLLSEQQLVDCAQAFKNKGCNGGLPSQAFEYIKYNKGLMTEDTYPYTARESTCKFHPDLAAAFVKDVVNITMFDEMGMVDAVARLNPVSVAYEVVDDFMHYKDGVYSSTTCRNTTDKVNHAVLAVGYGAQDGTPYWIVKNSWGTTWGKQGYFLMERGKNMCGVAACSSYPLPLV, from the exons ATGAGCAGCATGGCGATGAAGAGCTCCGCCACAATAGTGATTCTTTTGGCTGCTGTGCGCATTTCTCACCTTTCTCCAACGCCTGTCTATTCGGCAGAAG aggaatttgaattcaagttatggATGTCCCAG CACAACCGAGTGTATGGTCTGGAGGAGTACTACCACAGACTGCAAACATTCACAGAGAACAAGAAAAGGATTGACCATCACAATGCAGGAAACCACAAATTCACAA TGGGTCTGAACCAGTTTTCTGACATGACCTTCGCTGAGTTCAGGAAGTCCTTCCTGCTGACTGAGCCTCAG AATTGCTCTGCCACAAAAGGGGGTCATGTCAGCAGTAATGGCCCATTCCCTGATTCGGTGGACTGGAGGGAAAAGGGGAACTACGTCACACCTGTGAAGTACCAG GGTGCCTGTGGGAGCTGCTGGTCATTCTCTACCACAGGCTGCCTGGAGTCTGCCACTGCCATTGCTTCCGGAAAACTCCTGCTTCTG TCAGAGCAGCAGCTGGTGGACTGCGCCCAGGCCTTCAAAAACAAGGGCTGCAACGG CGGACTTCCTAGCCAGGCCTTTGAGTACATCAAATACAACAAAGGACTCATGACAGAGGACACCTACCCATACACAGCACGT GAAAGCACCTGCAAGTTCCACCCTGACCTGGCAGCTGCATTCGTGAAGGACGTCGTCAACATAACAATG TTTGATGAAATGGGCATGGTGGATGCCGTGGCCAGGTTGAATCCCGTCAGCGTTGCGTATGAAGTGGTAGATGATTTCATGCACTACAAGGACGGGGTGTACAGCAG CACCACGTGTCGCAACACTACGGACAAAGTGAACCACGCCGTCCTCGCCGTGGGGTACGGCGCCCAGGACGGGACCCCCTACTGGATAGTGAAGAACTCCTGGGGAACGACGTGGGGGAAACAAGG GTATTTCCTTATGGAGCGGGGGAAGAATATGTGCGGAGTGGCGGCCTGTTCGTCCTACCCCCTCCCTCTGGTGTGA